In one window of Bos taurus isolate L1 Dominette 01449 registration number 42190680 breed Hereford chromosome 15, ARS-UCD2.0, whole genome shotgun sequence DNA:
- the LRRC55 gene encoding leucine-rich repeat-containing protein 55, translated as MGSVQHHCCPQLKMGDAWAHRPWPGPPRPALLLVPLLVAAGVIPSDGGASCPVLCTCHNQAVDCSGQRLFSVPPELPVDTRNLSLAHNRIAAVPPGYLTCYRELRVLSLRNNSLVELPAGLFLHAKRLAHLDLSYNNLSHVPAGMFQAAHSLMRIDLSHNPGLRRVHPLAFQGLAQLRDLDLSFGGLAFLSLEALEGLPGLVTLQIGGNPWVCGCTMEPLLKWLRNRIQRCTADSQLAECRGPPEVEGAPLFSLTEESFKACHLTLTLDDYLFIAFVGFVVSIASVATNFLLGITANCCHRWSKASEEEEI; from the exons ATGGGCTCCGTTCAGCACCACTGCTGCCCGCAGCTGAAGATGGGCGATGCCTGGGCCCACCGGCCCTGGCCTGGGCCCCCGCGGCCCGCCCTGCTGCTGGTGCCCCTCCTTGTGGCGGCTGGGGTGATTCCCTCGGATGGCGGCGCCAGCTGCCCGGTGCTCTGTACGTGCCATAATCAGGCGGTGGACTGCAGCGGCCAGCGGCTCTTCTCTGTCCCCCCGGAGCTGCCCGTGGACACGCGCAACCTCAGCCTGGCGCACAACCGCATCGCCGCCGTGCCGCCCGGCTACCTCACGTGCTACCGGGAGCTCCGTGTGCTCAGCCTGCGCAACAACTCCCTGGTGGAGCTGCCCGCGGGCCTCTTCCTCCATGCCAAGCGCCTGGCACACCTGGACCTGAGCTACAACAACCTCAGCCACGTGCCGGCCGGCATGTTCCAGGCTGCACACAGCCTCATGCGCATCGACCTCAGCCACAACCCAGGGCTGCGCCGGGTGCACCCGCTCGCCTTCCAGGGCCTGGCGCAGCTGCGGGACCTCGACCTCAGCTTCGGGGGCCTGGCCTTCCTCAGCCTCGAGGCCCTCGAAGGCCTGCCCGGGCTGGTGACCCTGCAGATTGGCGGCAACCCCTGGGTGTGCGGCTGCACCATGGAGCCCCTGCTCAAGTGGCTGCGGAACCGCATCCAGCGTTGCACCGCAG ACTCTCAGCTGGCTGAGTGCCGCGGGCCCCCGGAAGTCGAAGGTGCCCCCCTCTTCTCGCTCACGGAGGAGAGCTTCAAGGCCTGCCACCTGACCCTGACCCTGGACGATTACCTCTTCATCGCCTTCGTGGGTTTCGTGGTCTCCATCGCGTCCGTGGCCACCAACTTCCTCCTGGGCATCACCGCCAACTGCTGCCATCGCTGGAGCAAGGCCAGCGAGGAAGAGGAGATCTGA